AGGATCGCGGACATCACCTCGACGAATTGGTCGATCTCGTCCAAGGTGGTGTAGACGCTGGGCGTTACGCGGATGCCCTCCACGCCGCCCCACTTCGTCGGGCTGGTGATGATGCGGTGCCTGGTCCACAGCTCGTCGTACAATTTTCCCGCCTCGATCCCCTCCACCTGCATCATCGCGACGGCGTACGAGTGACCCGGGCGCAGGCTGGTGTGCAGCCGCACGCGCGGGTGCCGACGCAGCGCGTTCGCCCAGCGGTCGCGCAGGTACACGAGGCGCGCCGCCTTGTTGGCGATGCCGATGGCGTTGGTGAACGTCATTGCCTCGGCAATGGCGAGCGCGTTGGCAGCCGGGTGCGTGCCGATGTCCTCGAACTTCCGGATGTCGGCCCGGCGCGCCTCGTCCGACGCCTGCAGGGGCCAGAGCTCCGGGACCTTGTCGCGGCGCACGTACAGCATTCCCGTGCCGTGCGGCGCGAAGAGCCACTTGTGAAGGCTGGCCGCGTAGTAGTCGCACTCCAGGTCGCGCTGGGTGAACGGGAAGTGCGCGAAGCCGTGCGCCCCGTCGACGATCACGGGAATGCCGCGGGCGCGCGCCATCCGCACCACGTCGCGCACCGGCAGCACCTGGCCGGTCACCCAGGTCACGTGGCTCACCAGCATCAGCCGTGTCCGGGGCGTCACCTCGCGCTCGAAGATCCGCACCACCTCGTCACCGTCCTCGGCGGGGGCGGGGAGCTCCACCCGCCTGAGCACGATTCCGTCGCGGCGCTCGCGCTGGCGCCAGGTGGAGATCGTGTGCGGGTAGTCGTGCGTGGACGTGACCACCTCGTCGCCGGGCCGCAGGTCGAAGCCCATCTGGCAGATCTGCAGCCCCTCGGTGGCGTTGCGGGTAATGGCGATCTCCTCGGCGTCGCAGCCGAACATCCGCGCCAGGCCCACCCGGACGGTTTCGCGCAGCGGCTCCAGCACCCGCCACATGGTGTGCACCGGCGCCTCGTTGCTGAAGTCCAGGTGCCGCTTCATTGCGTCCTGCACCAGCGCGGGCGAGGGGCTGACGCCCGCGTTGTTCAGGTTGATGATGGCGCGATTGACCGTAAAGGCCTGCTGCACCGGCGCCCAGAAGCGCTCGTCGCGGGCGATCTCCTCCGGCGTGCCGGAAAAGCGGGCCAGCTCCTCGCCGATCTCGCGGAGCTGGCCCGGGCCGCCTTGCGCGAGCCAGGCAGCCGGCGCCGCGCGTGCGGCGGTGGAAAGGAAGTCGCGGCGGGAGACCATGGCGTTGTTCAAGCGGGGTCGAGGGATGCCACGGCTGAACATCGTCCACGCGATCCAAAGGCGCCAGAGCGGATCAGCATCCCGCCCGGGGCTTCACCTGCACGCACGCCGAAGCAGCTATCGAAGCGCCTGTCATCCCGACGGAGCGGCCACCCGGAACCCAGCCCCCGCACGATGGACGGCAGCGACCGAGGGATCCGCCACACAGCTGGGGCTTGCGCCGAAACTCCGGAAGCACCGATCCCGTTGTTTCCTGTAGAATCGCGAGCAGCGTGGAACCAGCCGGTGCATCAGCCGGTAGACAGCCGTGGTGCCTCTCGCAGTGTGTGTGGCGGATCCCTCAGTCGCTGCAGAGCACCGTGGGATTGCAGGTTCGCCGTGGCCGCTCCATCGGGATGACATCGCTCGGCGTCCGGCGCGGAGCGGTGAACCATTCGGGTCAATAAAGCGTCGGACAATCGGGAGTGGCTGCCGAAGTCCCCCTCCATCCCTCTCCTGTCGTGGGTTGCGCGCCCGCCCGTCTGCTGCGATCCTGTCGCGCCAGCATGTATCATCTCTCAGAAAACCCATGGCACTGATACCACACGCCCAGCCGCCACACGGAAACGGGCGCGCGATTTCCCGGGTTCCGCTCCGCGACCAGGTGCACCACGCGATTATCGAGCGCATTCTGCGCGACGAGCTGAAGGCATCGGCGCGGATCAGCGACACGGCGCTGGCCCGTGAGCTGGACGTGAGCCGCACGCCCATTCGCGAGGCGCTGCTTCGGCTGGAGCGTGAGGGGTTCCTGATGGCCGACGTGGGCCGCGGCTTCTTCGTGAAGCCGCTTTCGCAGCGCGAGGTGCGTGACGTATACCCCGTGCTGTGGACGCTGGAGGTGCTTGCCCTGCGCACCGCCGCGCCGCTGACGGACGCACGGCGCGCGGCGCTGTCCGAGATCAACGCCCAGCTGGAGGGCGAGGACGACCCGGAGCGCCGCATCGACCTGGACGCGCGTTGGCACCGCACGCTCCTGGAGACGTGCGGCAACGAGTACCTGCTGGGCACCATCGACGCCATGAAGCGGGTGATCCGCCGCTACGAGTACGCGTACATGCTGAACGCGGGGTTCATTCCCGTGTCCACCCGCACCCACGAGCAGATCGTCGCCCACGTCGTGGCCGGCGAGATCGCAGACGCGGTGCCGCTGCTGGAAAGCAACTGGCGGTTCTCGATGGAAAGCCTGCTCGACTGGCTCCCCGACGGCGAGTGATCCGGCCGGGACGAACGAAAGGCCCGCGGCGGTTGCCGCGGGCCTTTCGCGTTTCGGCGGGGGTGCGCCGTCAGTTGTCGTAGTGCATTCCCAGCAGGCGCGTCCAGGCCTTGGCCATCTGCTCGTACTCCGCCGGGCAGCGCACCGCGCGCGACTGGGGGAGCAGGCCGTTCGTCACCCAGTGCTGGTACTTCTGCGGATCGGAGCCGTAGATCCAGCACACGATGTTGTACAGGCGCTGCGGCCCCAGCGAGTGCTCGTCGGCGTAGTCGGAATCGTCGAACTGGTTGCCCGTCTGCAGGGCCAGCGCGCCGGCGACGGCCGCGTTGGCGCCCTTGTCGCCGTCCTGCAGCAGCACCAGCGCGGCCAGCTGGTCGGCGGCGTCCTCTTCGCGCCCGGTCACCGGCAGGTCCAGCTGGTGCCGCAGGGCGTGCCCCACCTCGTGCATCATGATGAAGGCGAACGCCCCGTCCATCTTCTCGCGCAGCTCGTCCGCGTTGTTCGTGGCCTGGCTGAAGATGGCGTTCAGGTACTCGATCATCTCGTAGCAGAACGTCACCCGGCCTTCGCTGGGGCTGTAGAAGGCGTTGGGGTCGCCGCACTCGCTGAACAGCAGCGGAACGTTGCGGGGCAGCGGGAAGTTGGCGTTCAGCTGCTGGGCGAACGCTTCCATCCGCTGCTCGGCCTGCACCTGCTCGCGCATGGTGTTGTACTGCGGGTTGCGGACGGCGGGGTAGCCGGCCACCCACTTGCCCGTCAGCTGGGAACGGGTGCTTCCCTGCGGCACGTTGTTCCCGCCCCGGTTGCCCTCGACGGGCGCGCGCTCCACCGTCAGGGTGTACGAGCCGGTGATGCGCGGCTGCACCGAGTTGGCCCGCACCAGGTACAGCCCGTTCTCGTTCACCCGCACGCGAAGCTGCGAGTTGGTGCCGCCCCCGCCGTCGTCGTCGTGGCGCACGTCGCTCACGTCCTCGCCATCTGTCGACGCCACGGTGAGGAAGGCGTCGAAGTCCGACGAGCGCATGGTCACCAGCACCTCTTCGCCGGGCGTACCGCGGTAGAGGAAGTTGTCGGCGTACGAGCTGTCGGAAAGCATGGGGTCGCTGCGCTCCAGCCGCCCCGTCACCGGCTGCCCGGCCTGCAGCGAAGCCATTCCCGACGCGCTGCCCCGCTCCTGGCTGGTGGGCACCTGGTCGCCGCGCTGCACGATCAGCGAGTACGGCCCCGTCTCGTCGGCACCGAACGAGTTGGCCATGATCACGTACGTGCCGCTCTGGTCGAGCGTCGCCCGCACCTGCGCGTTGTTTCCCGGCCCGCTGTCGTCGTCCTGCGCCACCCGCTCCACGTCGCCGCCGGACATGCGGGCCAGGGTCAGGTACGGGTCGAACGAGGTGGACGTGAGGGTGATGGCGATCTCGTCGCCCGGGTTGCCGGAGTAGGTGAACACGTCGTAGTGCGAGCCGTCGTCCAGCTTGGGGTCCGACGCTTCCAGCCGCCCGCTGACCGTTTGGCCGATGCGCACGGCCGGGTAGCTCCCCGCGGCCTGCTGCGGCTCGTTGCGGCGGCGGCGGCGCACCACGCGCCCGGCCGGCTGCACCGACAGCGTGTACGCGCCGGTCACGTCGCCGCGCAGCGAGTTGGCGCGGATCACGTAGCGCCCGCTGGCGGGCACCTCCACCCGCAGCCGCGCGTCGGTTCCGCCGCCGCCGTCATCGTCCGTGTCCGTGCCCTGGATGGCTTCGTTCGCGCCGGGACCGCCGCCCAGGTAGGCGTCGAACGCCGCGGACGTCATGGTGATCTCGATGTTCTCGCCCGGCGTTCCCTGGTACGTGTACAGGTCGTAGTGCGAGTCGTCGCCCAGCTTGGGGTCCGACGCGGCGAGCTGGCCGTTGACCGTTTGGCCGGAGCGGATGGTGCCCGGCTGCGCCTGCCCGCCGGTGCGGCGCGGGGTGGGCGTGGGCTCGGGCTCGGGGGCGGGCGCGCCGCCGGCCTGCACCGAGAGGGTGTAGGCGCCGGTCTCCCCGCCGGAAAGCGAGTTGGCGTGGAAGTAGTAGACGCCGCTCGCGGGCACCGTGGCCTCCATGCGGGCGTTGGTGCCACCCCCGCCGTCGTCGTCCATGTCCGCCGTCTGCACCCGGCCGCCCTGGATCGTGGGGCCGCCGGCCAGAATGGCGTCGAAGGCGGTGGAGTTCATGCTGATGGTGATGCGCTCGCCGGCCCTGCCGCGGTAGACGTACAGGTCGAAGTGCGAGTCGTCATCCAGCTTGGGGTCCGACGCCGCCAGCGAGCCGTTGACGGTCTGGCCGGCGCGGATGGCCTGCTGCGCGCCGGCGGGCGACGATGCCAAGAGGGCCGCCAGGACGGCGCCCAGCAGCGGAGCGGATGTGCGGTTCATCATTCCGGTGAATGAACGAAGGTGGGTGTTCAGCGGGAGAGTGGGGCGCGAACGCGGTCCCGCGGGAAGTGCAGGGAGAGAAAGGACGGGCGCGCGAGGGGATCGGCGCCCGGAGCCCGTCTGGTCCTACCGGGCTGCAATATAAATGGTTCCGCCCCCGCGTCCAGCAGCTCGTTGCAGTTCGCCGCTTGCGCCGCAACTGCCGAAGCGCGCCTGTCATCCCGAGCGAGCGGCAACACCATCGTTCTCGCCACGACGTGGATGGCAGCGACGGAGGGATCCGCCACACACCCATCGAGACGCATCGGGGTTTCGGATTGCGCCGCGGCTACCGTAGAAGTCCGGGCGCGCCGCCCAGACCTCCGCCACGCCAGTGCAGGCCAGTCCGCAAAGGCGGACTTCGTGTCGTCGTTGCAGCGACTTCAGTTGCCCGTGCTTGGGGCGGCCTCGGTCTCCGTGACCGCTGCCGCGCGTCGGTTACGACCCTGGCGAGCGGCGAGACGTTTCGAGATCGGCCGTGCAGTCCCCGGCTGCCCTCTCCCCCCGGCCCCCTCTCCCGCAAGCGGGAGAGGGGGAGAACTGCACCACGCTCCGGTCGCGCCACAGGGCCGAACTCGCACCACGGCCAGCCAGTCTGCGAAGGCAGACTTCGTGTGGTCGTTGCAGCGACTTCAGTCGCCCGTCCCCCGTCGATCAGCGTCTTCCGTCCTCCCGCGGGCGGGCGACGCTGAGGGGGCGGCGGATGACGACGGGAGCGCGCCCGGGAACCCGCACCTCCACCTCCAGCGTGTACTCGCCCGGGCGCAGGTCCGGCGGAAGCCTCACGCCCAGCGAGCGGCCGACGATGGGGCCGCTCTGCGCCTCCTCGTTCCACCGCATGCTCACCGCCCGCCCCGCGCGGGCCAGCCCCACCGCCTCCAGCTGCCTGCGCCCCCATCCGGGCTGCCCCGGTACCAGCTGGAGCGCCACGCCCATGCTGTCCGTCCCCGGGGGGACGTCGTACATCTCCCAGAACACGGCGAAGGTTTCGCCCGGGGCCGCGGTGCCGCTGCCGCGGGCCAGGGGAGCGGCCTCGTCCAGGGTGGCCGGGCGGGCCTGCGCGTCGGCGAGCAGCATCAGGTCCGACGCGTGCTCGCCGGGCTGCACCACCATCGCCTGCCGCCATCGGCCGACGATGCGCGTGGAATCCTCGCGCACCTCCAGGCTGACGACCGTGGCCCCCGGCGCCAGCCGCAGCCGCAGCGCGCCCCGCGGCGAGTCGCCCGTGGCCCGGACCACGAGGGCGGGCGCGTCCACTTCGGCCATGGTGACGAGGGCGGCGCGGATGCGGGGCGCGGGCGGAAGGCTGTCGCGCTCCATGGCGTACGCGCCCACCAGCTCGGCCTCCGCGCCCCGCCGGAAGACGGCGAGGTCGTGGGGCAGCGGCACGAACCGGTGGGCGTAGACCGGGGCGTACCGCGTGACGTCGGGAACGCCGTCGTCCTCCCACGCCCGTTCATCCAGCCGGGCCGGGTCCATGGCGGCGGCGAGCGGCGGAAGGAACTCGCTGGTGCGCGGCTTCACGTAGCTGACCAGCCCGTCCTGCCTCCCCGCGCCGCGGACGTAACGCTCCCACCACACGTGGCGGCCATAGCGCACCAGCAGCTCGCCCGAGTCGGCCCCCCACGGCAGTCCCTCGGTGATCCGGGCGCGCTGCTGCATGCGGTGGAACACCCAGCGGGTGGCGTGCTCCGTCCAGCGGTCGTTCCCCGGCTCCGACCACAGGGGGTCGGCCAGCCACCACACTCGCCGGGCGAGCGCCTCGCGCTCGGCCGCGTTCGCGCGGCGCCAGGCGCGGCCCCCATCCGGGGGAAGCAGTGGCAGAAGGTCCGTCCACTCCTCGCGTTCGGCGGCGGGCATGGTGCCGAACGCGCGACCGAACGCGGCCTCGGACTCGGCGAAGCGGCCGGCGTCGTGAAGTGCGTACCCTTCCAGCGCGGCACACCACCACGGCTGGGCGCGGCACTCGCGCGCGGCGGCGACGGCCCGCTCCGCCTGCCCCGCCTCTGACAGGTAGCGCACGCGCTGCCCGGCGATCCACCCGTCGCCGGGCAGCGCGGCCGCCGCCCGGTCCAGCGCCGCGATCAGCTCCGCACGGCGGGGCGGCACCCGGCGGTGCTCGGGCGGCGGGTCCTGCTCGTTGTCGTCGTCAAGCCAGAAGCAGAACCGGCCCACCCGGTGGTCGCACCGTTGCGAGCTGCCCACGCCGCTGTGGCTGATGGGGATGTAGCGGTACCGAAACTGCTCGAACGCCGACTGCGCGCTCCGCGCCTGGCGCAGCACGGCGCCCGAATCCACGCTCTGCACGCTGGCGGGAGGCGCGCTGCCCGCGGTGAGCCGGGCCTGCGCGGATGCGGTGAACGGGACGAGGACGGCACCCGCGAGAACTGCGCTTCGGACGAGGGTTGGAACCATGCGCGGCGCCCCTGCGTGAGGAGTGGTGCGGCGAAGCTGGACTGGATGGATGCGCTGCATCGCGCGGGCCAGCGGGGAGAACTTCGATCGTGTATCGGCCAGGTTCGGCGCGTCGGCCGGTGCCCCCCATCCCCAGCCCTTCCTCCGCAAACTGCGCGGGGGAAGGGAGCCAGTGTCGTGCGCGTCCACACTTTCGGCGCACACACGGCCCTGTCATCCTGAGGCGCAGGCGCACCGTCCCATCCCGTACGCCAGACCTCGCGCGCCGAAGGATCTAACCGCGTACACGTACCACCCAGGGCGCGGCAGCGGGCATCAGTGCAGAGGCCGCAGGGTCGAGGCATTTCGAACGGGGCCGGCGCATGCCGCGGCTGCCCTCTCCCCCGGCCCCTCTCCCGCAAGCGGGAGAGGGGAGAACTGCACCAGATTTCAGGCGCGCACCAGATTGCAACTCGCGCCAGGGCAAGCCAGTCCACGAAGGTGGACTTCGTGTGGTTGTTGCAGCGAATTCATTCGCCCCAGCGGGGGCCGAGGTCTCTGCTCGTGCAGGGGTGGGTCCCAGACAGGGTGTCCGCGCTCCCATGCCGGGCATCCGAGTCCCTGGGCTTCGTGCCCGCTGCCGCGCCCGGGCTTGTTTCCCTTCCGCGGCAAGATCCTTCGGCCCGCGTGGGGTGGCGTACGGGCGAGTGCGGTGCGCCTGGGCCTGAATAGAAAAAGTCCAATTCGTCCAAATCATAAACGGCGCCCGCGAGCCCTTTTCATCCCTCAGGGTCGGCCGGAGGACGGTGAAAGACTCAGGATGACAGGCTGTGCCGCTTCGGCCGGGGTGACGCGCCGGGCTGGCTCCCTTCCGCCGCGGCTGTTTGCGGGGGAAGGGTTGGGGATGGGGGGCGCCTCGGGGCCCGCACCGTGCCCGTTCGAAACGATCCCTATCCCCCCGCGACGTTCTTGTGCCCGAATGCGAAGACCACGCCCACCAGGACGATCAGGATCACCCCGTACGCCGCGGCGCCGCCGAAGTCGAAGCCGCGCAGGCTGGAAAGCATCTCCACCGAGATGGGCCGCGTGCGGTGCGTGTACAGCAGGATGCTGGCGACGAACTCGCCCAGCGCCGTCACGAAGGCCAGCAGCGCCCCCGCCGCCAGCCCGGGAAGCACCAGCGGCAGCACCACACGCCGCGCCGT
This genomic stretch from Longimicrobium sp. harbors:
- a CDS encoding aminotransferase class V-fold PLP-dependent enzyme produces the protein MNNAMVSRRDFLSTAARAAPAAWLAQGGPGQLREIGEELARFSGTPEEIARDERFWAPVQQAFTVNRAIINLNNAGVSPSPALVQDAMKRHLDFSNEAPVHTMWRVLEPLRETVRVGLARMFGCDAEEIAITRNATEGLQICQMGFDLRPGDEVVTSTHDYPHTISTWRQRERRDGIVLRRVELPAPAEDGDEVVRIFEREVTPRTRLMLVSHVTWVTGQVLPVRDVVRMARARGIPVIVDGAHGFAHFPFTQRDLECDYYAASLHKWLFAPHGTGMLYVRRDKVPELWPLQASDEARRADIRKFEDIGTHPAANALAIAEAMTFTNAIGIANKAARLVYLRDRWANALRRHPRVRLHTSLRPGHSYAVAMMQVEGIEAGKLYDELWTRHRIITSPTKWGGVEGIRVTPSVYTTLDEIDQFVEVMSAILRRPTSG
- a CDS encoding GntR family transcriptional regulator, whose translation is MHHAIIERILRDELKASARISDTALARELDVSRTPIREALLRLEREGFLMADVGRGFFVKPLSQREVRDVYPVLWTLEVLALRTAAPLTDARRAALSEINAQLEGEDDPERRIDLDARWHRTLLETCGNEYLLGTIDAMKRVIRRYEYAYMLNAGFIPVSTRTHEQIVAHVVAGEIADAVPLLESNWRFSMESLLDWLPDGE
- a CDS encoding DUF4344 domain-containing metallopeptidase, with amino-acid sequence MMNRTSAPLLGAVLAALLASSPAGAQQAIRAGQTVNGSLAASDPKLDDDSHFDLYVYRGRAGERITISMNSTAFDAILAGGPTIQGGRVQTADMDDDGGGGTNARMEATVPASGVYYFHANSLSGGETGAYTLSVQAGGAPAPEPEPTPTPRRTGGQAQPGTIRSGQTVNGQLAASDPKLGDDSHYDLYTYQGTPGENIEITMTSAAFDAYLGGGPGANEAIQGTDTDDDGGGGTDARLRVEVPASGRYVIRANSLRGDVTGAYTLSVQPAGRVVRRRRRNEPQQAAGSYPAVRIGQTVSGRLEASDPKLDDGSHYDVFTYSGNPGDEIAITLTSTSFDPYLTLARMSGGDVERVAQDDDSGPGNNAQVRATLDQSGTYVIMANSFGADETGPYSLIVQRGDQVPTSQERGSASGMASLQAGQPVTGRLERSDPMLSDSSYADNFLYRGTPGEEVLVTMRSSDFDAFLTVASTDGEDVSDVRHDDDGGGGTNSQLRVRVNENGLYLVRANSVQPRITGSYTLTVERAPVEGNRGGNNVPQGSTRSQLTGKWVAGYPAVRNPQYNTMREQVQAEQRMEAFAQQLNANFPLPRNVPLLFSECGDPNAFYSPSEGRVTFCYEMIEYLNAIFSQATNNADELREKMDGAFAFIMMHEVGHALRHQLDLPVTGREEDAADQLAALVLLQDGDKGANAAVAGALALQTGNQFDDSDYADEHSLGPQRLYNIVCWIYGSDPQKYQHWVTNGLLPQSRAVRCPAEYEQMAKAWTRLLGMHYDN